One segment of Solanum stenotomum isolate F172 chromosome 1, ASM1918654v1, whole genome shotgun sequence DNA contains the following:
- the LOC125841198 gene encoding VQ motif-containing protein 18-like, with amino-acid sequence MKQITTSATTSPSCCRNNYKMNRDSHSISKLKPKIRIIHIIAPEIIKTDVENFRDLVQRLTGKNAAREVKGKRAKKERKKIETSPPQQQEDQQHMMVMNMLHQDNSTSNNYRMKEEESSSHEEGIYGSIENSSNGFLSGFGSMEGFIQDLGHDQYPLFPNFKPTQINMFGEMPLC; translated from the coding sequence ATGAAGCAAATAACCACAAGTGCAACCACTAGTCCAAGTTGTTGTAGGAACAATTATAAGATGAATAGAGATTCACATTCAATATCCAAATTGAAGCCAAAAATACGAATAATTCATATAATAGCACCAGAGATTATCAAAACAGACGTAGAGAATTTTCGTGATCTTGTACAAAGGCTAACGGGGAAGAATGCTGCACGTGAAGTCAAAGGGAAAAGggcaaaaaaagaaaggaagaagatTGAAACATCACCACCACAACAACAAGAAGATCAACAACATATGATGGTGATGAACATGTTGCATCAAGATAATAGTACTAGTAATAATTATAGGATGAAAGAGGAAGAAAGTAGTAGTCATGAAGAAGGTATATATGGAAGTAttgaaaattcatcaaatggattTTTAAGTGGCTTTGGATCAATGGAAGGATTTATTCAAGACTTGGGTCATGATCAATATCCTCTATTTCCTAATTTCAAGCCTACTCAAATTAATATGTTTGGTGAGATGCCCCTTTGCTAA
- the LOC125878506 gene encoding GTP 3',8-cyclase, mitochondrial: protein MRPSIFRFFHWHLRHNSLTSASFSSRASLLSASSSGQNITTSHHNGSLSQMYSTSCETLSEDPSKDRAISDMLIDSFGRMHTYLRISLTERCNLRCHYCMPAEGVELTPSPQLLSQDEIVRLASLFVSSGVDKIRLTGGEPTIRKDIEELCLQLSNLKGLKTLAMTTNGITLGKKLPKLKDSGLNLVNISLDTLVPAKFEFMTRRKGHGRVMESIDAAVKLGYNPVKVNCVVMRGFNDDEICDFVELTRERPINVRFIEFMPFDGNVWNVKKLVPYAEMLDKVVEKFTGLQRIQDHPTETAKNFRIDGHQGSVSFITSMTEHFCAGCNRLRLLADGNFKVCLFGPSEVSLRDPIRLGEGDDKLREIIGAAVKRKKASHAGMFDLAKTPNRPMIHIGG from the exons ATGCGGCCTTCTATCTTTAGATTCTTCCACTGGCATCTCCGTCACAACTCTTTAACCTCG GCTAGCTTTTCATCTAGAGCATCATTACTATCTGCAAGCAGCAGTGGTCAAAATATAACTACTAGTCATCACAATGGGTCCTTGTCACAGATGTATTCAACTTCATGCGAGACACTGTCAGAAGATCCATCCAAAGATAGAGCTATTTCTGACATGTTGATCGATTCATTTGGAAGGATGCATACATATTTGAGAATATCATTGACTGAACGTTGTAATCTGCGGTGCCACTACTGTATGCCAGCTGAGGGTGTGGAACTCACTCCTAGCCCTCAACTTCTATCTCAGGATGAGATTGTTCGCTTGGCAAGTTTGTTTGTTAGCTCTGGAGTGGATAAAATTCGTTTGACTGGTGGGGAACCAACTATTAGGAAGGATATTGAAGAACTTTGCTTACAACTATCAAACTTGAAGGGGCTTAAAACCCTGGCGATGACAACAAATGGGATTACTCTGGGAAAAAAACTTCCAAAGCTGAAAGACTCTGGACTTAATTTGGTGAACATAAGCTTAGACACATTGGTTCCAGCAAAATTTGAGTTTATGACTAGGCGCAAAGGGCATGGAAGAGTAATGGAGTCAATTGATGCTGCAGTAAAGCTTGGTTATAATCCTGTCAAA GTAAATTGTGTTGTAATGCGTGGATTCAATGATGATGAAATTTGTGATTTCGTTGAGTTGACACGCGAAAGGCCAATCAATGTCCGATTTATTGAGTTTATGCCGTTTGATGGGAATGTTTGGAATGTCAAGAAGCTAGTCCCTTATGCTGAAATGTTGGACAAAGTG GTTGAAAAATTTACAGGGCTTCAGAGAATTCAAGATCATCCCACAGAGACAGCTAAGAATTTCAGGATAGATGGGCATCAAGGCTCTGTTTCATTTATTACATCAATGACTGAGCATTTCTGTGCTGGTTGTAACAGACTGCGACTTTTAGCTGATGGAAATTTTAAAGTCTGCCTTTTCGGTCCCTCGGAG GTGAGCTTGAGGGATCCTATTCGTCTTGGTGAGGGTGATGATAAACTCAGGGAAATCATTGGGGCTGCG GTCAAAAGGAAGAAAGCTTCTCATGCTGGGATGTTTGATCTCGCCAAAACTCCAAATAGACCGATGATACATATTGGTGGATAA
- the LOC125878489 gene encoding citrate synthase, mitochondrial encodes MVFYRSVSLLSKLRSRAVQQSNVFNSVRWLQVQTSSGLDLRSELQELIPEQQDRLKKIKSEYGKVQLGNITVDMVLGGMRGMTGLLWETSLLDPDEGIRFRGLSIPECQKVLPVAKPGGEPLPEGLLWLLLTGKVPSKEQVNSLSQELQSRATIPDHVYKTIDALPVTAHPMTQFATGVMALQVQSEFQKAYEKGIHKSKYWEPTYEDSMNLIAQVPLVAAYVYRRMYKNGDTIPKDESLDYGANFAHMLGFSSSEMHELMRLYVTIHSDHEGGNVSAHTGHLVASALSDPYLSFAAALNGLAGPLHGLANQEVLLWIKSVVEECGENISKEQLKDYVWKTLNSGKVVPGFGHGVLRKTDPRYTCQREFAMKHLPEDPLFQLVSKLYEVVPPVLTELGKVKNPWPNVDAHSGVLLNYYGLTEARYYTVLFGVSRALGICSQLIWDRALGLPLERPKSVTMEWLENQCKKA; translated from the exons ATGGTGTTCTACCGTAGCGTTTCATTGTTGTCAAAGCTTCGCTCTCGAGCG gTCCAACAGTCAAATGTTTTCAATTCTGTGCGCTGGCTTCAAGTCCAAACCTCTTCTGGTCTT gATCTGCGTTCTGAGCTGCAAGAATTGATTCCTGAACAACAG GATCGCCTGAAAAAGATCAAGTCAGAATATGGAAAGGTTCAATTGGGGAACATCACAGTTGATATG GTTCTTGGTGGAATGAGAGGAATGACAGGATTACTGTGGGAAACCTCATTACTTGACCCTGATGAG GGAATTCGCTTCCGGGGGTTGTCTATACCTGAATGCCAAAAGGTATTACCTGTTGCAAAGCCTGGGGGTGAGCCCTTGCCTGAAGGTCTTCTCTGGCTTCTTTTAACAGGAAAG GTGCCATCAAAAGAGCAAGTGAATTCATTGTCTCAGGAATTGCAGAGTCGGGCTACTATCCCTG ATCATGTATACAAAACTATTGATGCCTTACCAGTCACAGCTCATCCAATGACCCAGTTTGCTACTGGAGTCATGGCTCTTCAG GTTCAAAGTGAATTTCAAAAGGCATACGAGAAAGGGATTCACAAATCAAA GTATTGGGAACCAACATATGAGGATTCCATGAATCTGATTGCTCAAGTTCCACTTGTTGCTGCTTATGTTTATCGCAG GATGTACAAGAATGGCGACACTATACCTAAGGATGAATCCCTGGATTATGGTGCAAATTTTGCTCACATGCTTGGTTTCAGTAGCTCTGAAATGCATGAACTTATGAGGCTCTATGTCACAATACACAG TGATCATGAAGGTGGTAATGTCAGTGCTCACACCGGTCACTTG GTTGCTAGTGCTTTGTCAGACCCTTACCTCTCCTTTGCTGCTGCTTTGAATGGTTTAGCCGGACCACTTCATGGTTTAGCCAATCAG GAAGTTTTGCTATGGATAAAATCTGTTGTAGAAGAATGTGGGGAGAACATTTccaaagagcagttgaaagactaTGTTTGGAAAACATTGAACAGTGGCAAG GTTGTCCCTGGTTTTGGACATGGAGTTCTGCGAAAGACTGATCCAAGATATACATGCCAGAGAGAGTTCGCTATGAAGCATTTGCCTGAAGATCCACTGTTTCAACTG GTTTCAAAACTCTACGAAGTTGTTCCTCCTGTTCTTACAGAACTTGGCAAA GTTAAAAACCCTTGGCCAAATGTTGATGCCCACAGTGGTGTGTTGTTGAACTATTATGGTTTAACTGAAGCAAG ATATTATACGGTCCTCTTTGGCGTATCAAGAGCTCTTGGCATTTGCTCTCAG CTAATTTGGGACCGAGCTCTTGGATTGCCGCTAGAGAGGCCAAAGAGTGTCACAATGGAGTGGCTTGAGAACCAGTGCAAGAAAGCATGA